Sequence from the Priestia megaterium genome:
CAGCTAGTGTCGGATGTCCCGGTTTGTACATTTTTATCAGGTGGGGTAGATTCAAGCGCCATTACAGCAATTGCTGCAAATGCGTTCAAAGAAAGCGGCAAGGGCTCTCTTCATACGTATTCTATCGATTATGAAGACAATGATAAATTTTTTAAAGCAAATGAGTTTCAGCCAAATTCTGATGGAACTTATATCAAGCTCATGTCGGATACGTTTCAAACAAATCATCACCGCTGCATTATTTCAACGGAGGACCTTGTGCAGCATTTAACAGAAGCTGTAGAGGTGAGAGACCTTCCTGGAATGGCTGATGTAGATTCATCGCTGCTTTGGTTTTGCCGTGAAATCAAACAAGATTTTGTCGTGAGCTTATCAGGAGAATGTGCGGATGAAATTTTTGGAGGATATCCGTGGTTTCACCGAAAACATGATTTGTCTTCGGATACCTTCCCATGGATGCGTTCATTAGATGCTCGAATTGATTTGCTGCAAAGTTCATGGAGAAAGAAATTACAGTTAGAAGATTATGTGCGTGCAAGATATGAAGAAACATTAAAGGAAGTGCCTGAATTAGAGGGTGAATCGTTAGAAGATGCTCAGCGTAGAAAGCTGTTTTATTTAAATCAGATTTGGTTTATGACAACTTTATTAGATCGTAAAGATCGCATGAGCATGGGCGCGAGCTTAGAAGTACGCGTACCTTTTGCAGATCATCGCCTTGTGGAATATGCATGGAATATTCCGTGGGAGATGAAAATGACGGGCAATAAAGAGAAAGGAATTTTACGCAAAGCGCTTGAAGGAATTTTGCCTCATGACGTTCTTTATCGCAAGAAAAGCCCTTACCCTAAAACGCATAACCCAGCTTATACAAAAGCTGTAACTGTATGGCTGCAATCTCTTTTACAAGATAAACAGTCACCTCTTCATGAATTTTTTGATAAGCAACAGTTAAAGCATATTATTGATACAGGCGGAGAAGGATTTAAAGCGCCGTGGTTTGGTCAATTAATGACAGGACCTCAGCTGCTAGCTCATCTAGCTCAAATTCACGTCTGGTTTACTCACAATAATATTCAAATTGTTGAATGACAGGACCCTCTCAGTACAGAGGGTTTTTTTTATGAAATAAGTCATCTGTTTCTCTTTTTTGTACGTTTAAGTAGAGAAGAAGACCGCAGTCTATTTTTGTATAACTTTACATAGATATAAAATAAAAGCATGAAAGCACCGAATAAAGGGAAAGTGTACTGAAAACCTGGAAAAATGGTACAAACGTCATATTTTAATGGTTTAGTTATTGGTAATTTTATGATTTGAATAAAGACAAGCAGTTTATCGTTGTGTTTAATAATAAAGCTTTGTATAATATTTGTATAACTATTGTATAAGATTAGGAGTGTATGTATGCAAAAAAACGTAATCGTGATTGGAGCAGGTCCAGGGGGACTAGCGGCAGCAATGCTGTTAGCAAGTCATGGCTATAAAGTAGATGTATATGAAAAGCAAGGATACGTGGGCGGGCGAAATTCAGCGATTAAAATGTCAGGTTATACGTTTGATATGGGACCTACATTTTTGAGCATGCCACAGATTTTTGAAGAATTATTTCAAGCTGCTAATCGCAATGCGCATGATTACATGGACTTAAAACGTCTAAATCTCATGTATGAGCTTATCTTTGATGATGCGAAGATTCAGATGACGGATAATCATAAAAAGATGAAAGAAGAAATTGAACGTTTATACCCAGGAAACGGAGAAGGCTATGAGCGTTTTATGAAAGATACCGAAGCAAAGATGGCGGCTTTGCTGCCTTTATTGCAGGGCCAGATGGACCGTTTTCATCACTATTTAAAGCCTGAGGCAATTCGAGCACTACCGCATTTATCCTTAGGTAAAACACTCTATGATGTACTTGGCAAGTATTTCACCGATGAGAAATTGAAATTAGCTTTTACTTTTCAATCAAAGTACTTGGGAATGTCCCCTTGGGAATGTCCAGGAGCCTTTTCTATTTTATCGTTTATGGAACATGCTTACGGCATCTTCCATCCGATAGGAGGAGTAAATCAACTATCTCAAGCAATGGCAAAAGTAGTGGAAGAACATCAAGGGCACATCCACTTAAACCAAGGTGTCCAAAAACTATGGATTGAAAATAAGAGAGTAAAAGGAATTATTCTAGAAAATGGAGAGCGAATAGGGGCAGACGACGTCATTATCAATGGAGATTTTGCTCATGCGATGACGAATTTAATAGATGAAGGTACCCTTAAAAAATATGCAGTTAAAAAACTTGAAAAGAAAAAATACTCTTGTTCCACTTTCATGATTTATCTAGGCATAGACAAACAGTACAAAGACCTGCCTCATCACACGATTGTGTTCGCTGAAGATTATAAAAAAAATGTAGAAGAGATTACGAAAACGCTAGCTCTTTCAGAAGACCCTTCCATCTACATTCAAAACCCAGGTGTAACAGACCCAACTTTAGCACCAGAAGGAAAGTCTGCTCTTTATATTTTAGCGCCGGTTCCAAATAATTTCAGCGGTGTAAACTGGGATGAAAAACAAAAAGATTTTCGAGATGCAGTATTAAAAATTGTAGAAAAGAAAACGGGTTTCAAAGATTTAGAGAGTCATATTGAAGTTGAAAAAATCATTTCACCAAAGCAGTGGGAAGAAGACGTACTGGTCTACAAAGGAGCGACATTTAACCTTGGCCATCAGCTCACTCAAATGATGGTGCTGCGTCCGCATAATAAATTTGAAGAATTAGAAAATTGCTGGCTAGTTGGAGGAGGAACTCATCCAGGGAGCGGTCTACCAACTATTCTGGAATCATCTCGCATTACGACAAAGCTCATCTTAAAAAGAGACGGACAATTACTGAATGAGCCGTTTAAAACCATGAAGGAAATGGAGAGTGCATTATGAGAACAGCAATTGTTGGAGGCGGCATAGGCGGTTTAATTACCGCTTTGTTATTAAGCAAACGAGGGTTTTCTGTTGATATTTTCGAAAAAGAAAACAAGCTGGGCGGCCGGTTGGCGTTTGTAGAAAAAGACGGTTATAAAATTGATGAAGGTCCCACGATTGTCTTACTGCCTTTAATGCTTGAACGTATTTTAGATGAAGCGGGCATTTCTGCTTCTCAATATGAACTAATACGCTGTGATCCACTTTATGATATTCATTTTCCAGACGGTACGACCTATACAAAAAAAGCGACTGAAAAAGATCAGTTAGAGGAGATTAGCCGTTTGTTTCCAGGCGAAGAGCAAAACTACCGGCGTTTTATGACTGAATTAAAAAAGCGATTTGAATTAGGAAGTAAGGCATTTTTGGGAAAAACATTTGTAAATAAACGAGATTTTTGGACATGGCAAAACATCAAGGCATTAAAAAAAATGAATGCAAATAAATCAATGAGAAAATTTGTTTCAACGTATTTCCATGATGAACGTCTAGTAGATGCCTATTCGCTGCAATCTCTCTATATTGGAGGGAATCCTTATTCGGCACCAGCTATTTATTCCCTTGTTCCTTACAGTGAGCATGCTCATGGCATCTATTACGTAAAAGGGGGGTACGCAAGTCTTGTGCCACTTCTTGAAAAGACGCTGATAGAGCAAGGTGTAAGCATTCAATTGAATAAAGCGGTTCAAGAGCTTTCTATATCAGGAGACAAGACGGAAGGGGTTGTTGTTGACGAAAAACTTTACCCATTTGATCAAGTTGTTTTAAATGGCGACTTTCCTAATATGGCGAAAATCGCTCGAAAAAAAGAAAAGAAGTATGTGCCTTCGTCCAGCTGTCTGCTACTTTATCTTGGTTTGAAGAGAAAATATGATCATCACAATGTGCATCAATACTTTATGGGCAATGATTTGGCTAAACATATGGAAGCAGTGTTTAAGCATAAAACGATTCCTGAAGATCCCGCTATTTATACATTTAATCCCTCTGTTATTGATCCATCATTAGCTCCTGAAGGGAAAAGTGTGCTATATGCACTTGTACCGGTTCCATCAGGTGGCCACATTGATTGGAGCAATCAGCAAGATTTTGTTGACGGAATCATTCGAACTTTAGAAGAAAAAGGATTTGAAGAGCTGCGTAAAGAAATAGAGTGGGTAAAAGTACGCACGCCAAATGATGCTCAAGCATTTGGACTTTACGAAGGCGGAAGCTTTGGTATTGCTCCTGAGCTGTTTCAGTCAGGCGTATTCAGACCTCAGTACCAGCCGTACGAATATAAAAATGTTTTTGCGGTCGGAGCATCTATTCATCCAGGCGGAGGTGTGCCAATTGTTATGCAAGGAGCAAAAATGTTGGCCGATCATCTTATTGAACAATCATCTGTTCAAACGGTTGCAAAGCTTTCTTAAGATCTTGTGAAGCCATAAGGAAATGATGGTTTATCCTTTAATAGAGAAAGGGGTCCTATATGATGAACATTTCGTTAGACAAAGCGTACAATCAGTGTGAAGAAATTATTAAAGAAAACTCAAAAACGTTTTACAAAGCTTTTTCCATGCTGCCGTCAAAACAAAGAAAGGCAGTATGGGCGGTATATGCATTTTGCCGTCAAGTTGATGATATTGTAGATGAAGGAAGCAACCCTGAAATAGAGCTGCAGCAATTCGAATCAGAATTTGCCCGGTTTAAAAATGGAGAACTATTAAACGAAAGCGCCATGTGGGTAGCTCTGCGCAATGTATTTGAACAATATGAGATGAATGTTCAAGCGTTTGATGATATGATTACCGGCCAGCGAATGGATTTAGTAAAAAAAGAATACAATACGCTTGATGAAGTGAAAACATACTCTTATCACGTAGCGAGTACGGTAGGGTTAATGCTTTTACCGATTTTAGCTCCAACTACTCATAAAGAATTAGAAGAAGAAGCAGTTGCATTAGGCATTGCGATGCAGCTGACCAACATTTTAAGAGACGTTGGGGAAGACTTAGAGCGAGGGCGCATTTATTTACCGAAAGACCTTATGAATTCTTATGGATATACGCGCACGCTATTAGAGAACCGGTGGGTCACTTCTGAATTTATAGAAATGTGGGAGCACTTGGCCAAGGAAGCGGAAATGTATTATATAAAAGGGCTTCAGTCGATTCATAAATATCCCGTGGCTTCTCGTTTACCTCTTACAGGAGCGGCGCATTTATACCGAGCGATTCTTGATAAAATTCGAAAAGAACATTATGAAGTATTTACAGAAAAGCACTTTGTCACAAGTCAAGTGAAAAAGCAAATTATGACATCTATTTCTACGGGGTAACGCAAAGGAATTACTTTTCCTTTGCGTTACTTTTTTTAAAAAATATATGAAGGCGTTAACTATTATGCAAATAAGAAAAAAGTCTCATTTTTATCAAGTATTAACTTGAATATTCAGAAAATTAACTATATGATAATATACATAACATTAAATGTGAATAAAACTAACATGGGAGAGGGGTTACAATGAAAAAAGTAGAAGCCATCATTCGTCCAGAAAAATTTCAAGCACTGCGCGTAAAATTAGAGGAAGTAGGAATAAACGGATTAACGGTCTCAGAAGTGGCAGGCTGCGGTCAGCAAAAAGGAGAGGAGGGACTGTTCAGGGGACAAAGTTTTGAAATCAAACTAGTACCTAAAGTCAAGGTAGAAATGATTTTAGAAGCAGGGCAAGTTGATGAAGTCATTAAGATCATTCAATCAATTTGTTCTACGAATCAAATAGGCGACGGAAAGGTTTTTGTATATCCGGTAGAGGATGCTGTACGTATTAGAACGGGAGAAGCAGGTGTAGCGGCTATTTTATAAAAAGAGAGTGTTATTTTAATAGAGGGGGAGTTAAGCGTTGAAAAAGAAAATTAGTGCGGCTTTGTTTATTAGTTTGTTAGCGGCAACACGCGTTAATGCGGCTGACCCAACTGTCGAATCAGTCAGTGCATCAATTGACATGATGTGGGTAATGTTTGGGGCAGTACTTGTATTTTTAATGCACGCAGGGTTTGCGATGGTTGAAACAGGCTTCACTCGTTCTAAAAATTCGCTTAATATCTTAATGAAAAATATGCTAACGGTAGCTGTATCTTCCGTATTGTATTTTGTAATTGGTTTTGCTCTTATGTTTGGAAGTTCTAAAGGAGGATTTATCGGTTCAAGCGGTTTCTTTTTAAATGGAGAAAGCGATCAAATGAGCTTTTTTGTCTTCCAAATTGTTTTTGCAGCAACGTGCGCTACGATTATTTCAGGAGCGGTAGCGGAACGTATGAAACTATCGAGCTATATGATGCTCACAATTGCGATGGTAGCTGTTGTTTATCCAGTTGTAGGTCACTGGGTATGGGGAGGAGGATGGTTGTCTAAACTAGGCTTCGTAGATTTTGCAGGGTCGACAGTTGTTCATTTGACTGGAGCTCTTGGCGCGGCTGTAGCAGTTACTTTCCTAGGGGCACGTCTTGGAAAGTATGGAAGCGACGGAAAAGTCAATGCTATTCAAGGGCATAACATTCCACTTGGCGCGTTGGGTGTATTTATTCTATGGTTTGGCTGGTTTGGATTTAATGGAGGAAGTACATTAGCAGCCGATCCTGCTCTTGTACCTGGAATCATCGCAACGACATTAATGTCTGGGTCATGCGGAGTTCTGTCTTCTGCTTTATACGCAAAGTTTCGCTACAAACTTGTTGACGCTAGCTTAACATTAAACGGTGCCTTAGCCGGGCTTGTAGGGATTACAGCTGGAACAGCAAACGTATCGATCCCAGGCGCGATTGTCATTGGGCTGACTGCAGGAATTATTCTAGTAGAAGCTGTACACTTTATCGATAGCAAACTGAAGTTAGATGATCCAGTTGGCGCTATTACCGTTCACGGAATTTGCGGTATTTGGGGGACGTTAGCGGTAGGGCTGTTTGATACAGCTAATGGCTTATTTTATGGCGGCGGCGTACAGCTATTAGGTATTCAAGCTCTTGGAATTGTAGCGGTGATGGGCTGGACAATTGGAACGGTTGGATTGTTTCTGTTTGTCCTCACGCGTTTTTCTTCCATTCGAGTATCAAGCGAAGAAGAAATTGCTGGTTTAGATTTTGCTGAACACGGTTCATCCGCATACGAATTTCGTGAAAGTTTTGTAGCGACAGGAGACGGTAATCTTCATCCTGAATTTGGTGTTGGATTGATTGAGCGATTAAATAAAGTTGGTAAAGTATCGGATAAACCTCATATATCGAACGTAAATGAGACGGTATAGCAGTATATAGATGGAAAAAAGTGATTAAAAGTAAAAACTTTTAATCACTTTTTTTGTTTTTATCAACTTATTTAACAATAATGTAAGCGTTAACGTTATAATGGAAACAAAAGTGAGTTTGAAACAGTTCGTCTATAGGAGGGGAATAGATGAAATGGAAAAGGACAAGTATGCTGCTTGTACTATTATTGCTTTTTGGAAGCAGTGCCTCAGCACAAGAACATAAAGATATACGTGATGAGGTGATATACTCGTTGATGATTAACCGTTTTTATAACGGAAGTGAACAGAATGATCGAAATGTTAACTATGAACGCTCAGATGCCTATTATGGAGGCGATTTACAGGGAGTAGCACAAAAGTTAGACTATATTCAAGAGATGGGATTTACCGCTGTTTTATTAACGCCTTTTATGGAAAACGATGATAAAGGCTATCATGGATATGCGGTGACCAACCATTATAAAATAGACGATCATTTTGGAACGTTAAAAGACTTACAAAATCTTGTGAAAAAAGCACATGAGCGCAATATGAAAATTATAGTCGAATTTCCTTTAACGATCAGTAACACTCATACCTGGGTAGCAGATAAAGGAAAGCAAACATGGATAAGTAATGAATCCGGTACAGATAACGAAGTAATTAAAGCGCTGCCTCACCTTAATCTAAAAGAAAGCGGTGTGCAGAAATACCTTATTAAAAATGCTGCTTGGTGGAGCAAACAAGCAGATATTGACGGTTATTACGTTAAAGATATCGATCAAGCTCCTTCTGCATTTATTTCATCCTTTTCTCAGACGCTAAAAAACATGAATCCTTCCTTTCTATTAATAGGAGAAATAAACGGGGATTCATTAAAAACAAATAAACAGGCTGAGTCGCTAGGAATGGATTTGCTTGTAGATAGAACGCTAGCCGAAGCCACTGCTGCTACGTTTAGCGGTACTACTCGTCCGCAGAAAATGTTGTATGACAAGTGGGGGAAAGGAAGTAATCAGCCTTTAGCAAATTTTTTAGATGATGTTCATAGCACACGTTTTACGGCAAAAGCATTAAAGAGGGAAAATCATCCTGGAGCCCGAACAAAGCAAGGGCTTTCCTACCTTTATACTTCGCCGAGTGTACCAATCGTTTTTTATGGAACGGAAATTGCGCTGAATGGGGGAAAGGGAGCAGAAAATTATGGCATGATGAATTTTTTAGCTAATCCCGATATTATAGATCATTTGAAAAAACTGGCTGAACTTAGAGCAAAGTCGCCTTCCCTTCGAAAAGGAAGCTTTACCCTTGTGTCTGAGCAAAAAGGTGTGGCTGTATACAAGAGAAGGTATAAGGACGAAACGACGTTTGTTGTGATTAATAATACAAAGGACACGTCAGCTGTTAATGTCCCGCTTAAAAAAGTTGGAAAAGAAAATGAACTAAGAGGGTTAATAACGGAAGGAATTATACGACCAGTTGACGATGTATACAACATTTCATTGGAGCCTGAGACCACAAATGTATATAAAGTAGTGAAAAAGTCAGGGTTTAATATTGGATATATCGCAGCGGTTGCCGCTGTTTATACGGGATTTGGCATCTTTTTGTACAAAGCATCGTCAAAAAGAAGAAAAGAAAAGAAAATTTCTCAATCTCATAAAAAGGACAGCGCGTCGTAGCTGTCAAATTATATTGGATAAGTATTAGTAATGAAGAAAACATAATTAAGAGGTGGAATTATGGGTGTAACAATAAAAGATGTGGCAAATTTAGCAAATGTAGCCCCTTCGACGGTATCTCGCGTCATTGCAGACAGCTCAAGAATTAGTGAAAAAACAAAACAGCGCGTGCGATCGGCTATGAAAGAACTTGGTTATCACCCAAATATTATTGCGCGAAGTCTAGCAAATCAAACGACAGAGGCAGTCGGCCTAGTGATGCCGAGCTCAGCAGACAAGGTGTTTCAAAATCCATTCTTTCCCGAAGTGCTAAGAGGAATCAGCACCGGAGCTCACGAAAACAAAAGAGCGATTTATATGTCCACTGGAGAAACGGAAGAAGAGATTTTTGCAGAAGTTGTTCAAATGGTACAGGGGAGACGAGTGGATGGATTAATTTTGCTGTACTCCAAAGTTGATGATCAAGTGCTTTCTTATTTGCAAGAACAGAGCGTGCCGTTTGTAGTTATTGGAAAGCCGTTTAAACATAGTGAAAGCATCACGTTTGTTGATAATGATAATTTTAAAGCTGGAAAAGAAGCGACGGAATATTTAATTGAATCTGGTCATGAGCGTATTGCTTTTATTGGTGGAAGTCTTGAATTAGTCGTTACCATTGACCGTTTAACAGGCTATGATAAAGCGATTCAAAAGGCAAACATTCCTTACCGGGACGAGTATGTGATTCATGAAGAATTTCTACAGAAGGGAGGAAAAGAAGCTGTTTGCGAACTTTTATCTCTAAAAGAACGTCCAACGGCTCTGGTAGTAGCAGATGATCTAATGGCATTAGGCGTTTTAAATACATTGGATGAAATGGGGATTTCGGTTCCTGAAGACATATCGATTGTCAGTTTTAATAATGTTTTGATCGCCGAAATGGCTAGACCTGCTCTCACATCGATTGATATTAATATTTTTGAACTTGGTTATCAGGCTGTACGCTGCTTGATTAAGCAGATTGAAACGCCATATGCTGTTGCAGAACAAGTGCGCGTTCCTCACAAAATGATTAAAAGACAGTCCTGTAAAACCATTCAAATGACGAAAAGATAACTTTATAAACAAATAGAAAGAGGCTGGAACAAAAAAAATTTAGTTGAAGAAAAATCCGAACGATGAATCGTTCGGATTTTTTCATGTGTTTAGTTGCTTCGAGCTGTTGATTGAAGTGATTTAGTTATGTCTCAATCTTTTTCTTTGTGCTAAAAATTTTGGCGTTTAAAGTGCAAAAAAATATACACATGCCAATTATTTTTTATTTTATCAAAAAGAAAGAATGATATAAGTGGTGAAAACCTTGATGATAAAGAGGCTGTAAAGTTTTATTAAAAGTTGGCACGCTATTTGCATAACTATAAAGTAAACAAAGATTTGCATACTAGGAGGTATATATCATGGTAGTTTCTTATTCTCATGAACCATTTACAAATTTTAAGGATGAAAACAATAAAAAGGCATTTCAAGAAGCATTAACATATGTAAATACACAGCTTGGCAAAACGTACCCGCTTGTGATCAACGGTGAAAAAGTGGAAACTGAAGAGAAAATTACGTCTGTTAACCCAGCGAATATAAAAGAAGTGATTGGATATGTCTCTACAGTAAATAAAGACCTAGCAGAGCAAGCGATGCAGTCAGCTTTAAAAGCTTTTGAAACGTGGAAAAAATGGAAAGTAGAACATCGCGCAGATATTCTTTTCCGTGCAGCGGCCATCATCCGTCGAAGAAAACATGAATTTTCTAGTTATCTTGTAAAAGAAGCGGGAAAGCCTTGGAACGAAGCAGATGCTGATACAGCAGAAGCAATTGATTTTTTAGAGTACTATGCACGTCAAGTCCTGACATTAAAAGATGGTTCTCCAGTAAAGAGTCGAGACGGTGAGTATAATCAGTACAATTATATTCCGCTTGGCGTAGGTATTATCATTTCACCATTTAACTTCCCGTTAGCTATTATGGCTGGAACAGCAGTAGCAGCTATCGTAACAGGCAACACGATTTTATTAAAGCCAGCTGATGCCACTCCTGTAGTAGCAGCGAAATTTGTAGAAGTAATGGAAGAAGCAGGTTTACCGAAAGGCGTATTAAACTTTATTCCTGGTGCTACACCTGAAATCGGCGACTACTTAGTGGAACATCCAAAAACACGCTTTGTTTCATTTACCGGCTCGCGCGCAGTAGGTTGCCGCATTTACGAAAGAGCAGCAAAAGTACAGCCGGGCCAAAAATGGCTAAAACGCGTTATTGCTGAAATGGGCGGAAAAGATACGGTGGTTGTAGACAAAGATGCGGATCTTGATTTAGCTGCTTCTTCAATCGTATACTCTGCATTTGGTTTTGCAGGGCAAAAGTGCTCCGCTGGTTCTCGTGCTGTTGTGCATCAAGATGTGTATGATGAAGTGCTTGAAAAAGCAGTTGCGCTAACAAAAACATTAACCGTTGGAAACCCGGAAGAAGTTTCAACTTATATGGGACCTGTTATTCACGAGGCTTCGTATAAAAAAGTATTATCGTATATTGAAATTGGAAAAGAAGAAGGACGACTTGTTGCGGGAGGAGAAGCAGACAATTCAACTGGATACTTTATTCAGCCAACTATTTTTGCGGATGTAGATGAAAAAGCTCGTCTCATGCAAGAAGAAATTTTTGGTCCGGTAGTAGCATTCTCTAAAGCGCGAGATTTTGATCATATGATGGAGATTGCAAACAATACAGAATATGCATTAACAGGCGCTTTATTATCAAATAACCGCGAGCATATTGAGCGCGCTCGTGAAGAGTTCCATGTTGGAAATCTGTATTTTAACAGAGGATGTACAGGAGCGATTGTTGGTTACCAGCCTTTTGGCGGATTTAATATGTCAGGAACGGATTCAAAAGCAGGCGGACCGGATTATCTTGTTCTTCACATGCAAGCAAAAACAACATCTGAAACATTCTAATTGGAAAATAAGGAGGAGTAAATATGACAACTGAAACACAAAAAACGGTGAAAAT
This genomic interval carries:
- the pruA gene encoding L-glutamate gamma-semialdehyde dehydrogenase; protein product: MVVSYSHEPFTNFKDENNKKAFQEALTYVNTQLGKTYPLVINGEKVETEEKITSVNPANIKEVIGYVSTVNKDLAEQAMQSALKAFETWKKWKVEHRADILFRAAAIIRRRKHEFSSYLVKEAGKPWNEADADTAEAIDFLEYYARQVLTLKDGSPVKSRDGEYNQYNYIPLGVGIIISPFNFPLAIMAGTAVAAIVTGNTILLKPADATPVVAAKFVEVMEEAGLPKGVLNFIPGATPEIGDYLVEHPKTRFVSFTGSRAVGCRIYERAAKVQPGQKWLKRVIAEMGGKDTVVVDKDADLDLAASSIVYSAFGFAGQKCSAGSRAVVHQDVYDEVLEKAVALTKTLTVGNPEEVSTYMGPVIHEASYKKVLSYIEIGKEEGRLVAGGEADNSTGYFIQPTIFADVDEKARLMQEEIFGPVVAFSKARDFDHMMEIANNTEYALTGALLSNNREHIERAREEFHVGNLYFNRGCTGAIVGYQPFGGFNMSGTDSKAGGPDYLVLHMQAKTTSETF